AGCTTTAGTCCATTGTGTTCCACATTAGGTTGTCAAGGTTTTTATGATTTATGTTTGGCGGTTCATCCTCGTGATGATAATAAAATATTTCTAGGAGGTTCTGTAAAAGCCTACGGCTGGTCTAGAAATCAGGGATGGGTTCAGGCTTCCAATTGGAATTCACCGGCAATTCTTGGCTTGAATTTGGTTCATGCTGATAATCATGAATTTGCTTTTCATCCTACCAGACCTGATACTATGGTTATTTGTACAGATGGGGGACCTTATATAACGTTCAATTCACTTTCTTCTTTTCCTAATTCTACTTGGAAGCCAATATTTACTGGATTAAATATAACTCAGTTTTACGATATGGCAGTGAATAAGTATGGAGAGCTTGTGGGAGGAACACAGGATAATGGTACCCAGTTTATTACACTGACATCCAAAAACAATGTAGCATTAGAGATTAGTGGGGGTGATGGATTTGATTGTGCTATTTCCGCAGCTAATAATTATCAAACGGCCTACACCTCGGTTTATAATGGTTCTGTATCTAGAACTACTGACCTAACTACTACTCGCAAGGCATTGGCTGCTGGTTGTGTAGAAGAAGGTGGAAATTTTTCGAATGTAGGTTTTCATACTCGTTTAGGTTTAGTGGAGAAAGTTAAGGTGAGCCCAGGTGTTTTTGATGAGGTTGAAAAATCTTTCTTATTTATTTTTAATGATAATGGACAATATACCATTTCAACCAATGCTCATATTCCTTCAAAACCTACAGCATTTACTAACTGGGAGTCTGGGGGAATTGGTGATATCTTAGGTATACACAGTACCAAGGATATAAGCACAATTTATATCTACGGTACAGGTGGAGTGAGAAAAAACACCACACTGGCTAGTATAGACTCTTTTCCTGTAGATAATTCTACAACCAACCAACCTTGCCTAAGAAGACCAAATCTTATGTGGACTACTCTATCTGGAATTACAGGTCCTGTAGGTGGCTTGTACGTTCACCAAACGAATGCTAATTATGTTGTAGCTACACAGATAGGCTTTGGTGGTACTACCAAGGTGTTTTTATCGACAAATGGTAGCAGCTTTGTAGGTAAGCAAGGCAACTTGCCGGTGATGCCAGTTTATACCTGTGCCATAGATCCAGATGATGAAAATCATGTGGTGGTAGGTACCGAATTTGGTATCTGGGAGACAGAGGATATCAGCGCTGCCTCACCTGTATGGCGTGAAGCTAACAAGAATATTGGTCGCGTACCAGTATTTAAACTTCGGGTAAATTATCTTAATGATGAAAACTGTACGGTACTATATGCAGGTAGTCATGGACGTGGATTCTGGAGAGTTCCATTTCCATTCAAATCTACATGTGACTATACGAGAAAAGTTCGCAGTGGTATAGATTATATCAATAATATAAACATTAAATTTGATATTTATCCTAATCCTACCACTGATAAAATTAATATATCGTTTGAATCTAAGAAGGTAGACAATTATACCATAGCCATCTATGATATGGCAGGCAGAGTTGTGAAGAGAATGGCATATCGTGCGATATCAGGTGATAATATGATCAATACCGATGTGAGTAATCTAAATAACGGTAAATACATAGTTCGAGTAGAAGATGGAAATAATATCGTAGGAGGAAAGATAATTGTCAAGAATTAAATAAATTTTCATTTTTTAAGCAAGAAGGCAGCCGTATTGGGCTGCCTTTTGTTTTTTACTATCCGAATTTCTATTTTAAGTAGGCATTAAAAATTGAAAAGATTAGCGCAATGGTATTTGTATTATTTTATACCGTAAGCGTATTAGTAATAGTCCAATGTCGCATGGCTCATTGCACTAAACAAATACAGCTACGGCATTTACCATAGCAAGGTTTTAAAATGGGTTGGACCATTTTAAAACCGCTATTGGTATTACATGGATATTATCACGAATTAAAAACTTCTACTGTATTTTTTTAGCAAAGTTTTACTATGGGTTTGACCATATGAAGTTGTAGTAAATGTATGATTTTCAAGCTAAATTCGGACTTTTTTGTCAACTTTTTATTGCAGAAAATTAAGCAAATTTATATATATTAAGCATTAAGCTGTTTATTTTTTTTTATTATCTAGTAAAATCAATTTAAAAATTTCGAGGTTGGAACAAAGTCATTTTTTTAAGTGTATTGACTAGAAATTAGCTATCACCAAATTAAAAATTAAATTTATGAAGAAACTCAACTTAGTATTATTTTCTATTTTATTTATTGCATTATTAGGTTTTTTAGCTAGTCGTCCAATGAACAACTTTGAGTATATGGCTGGTTATAAAAAGTCAAAGAAGTTGCCGCTAGAGACTAGAATAGAAGGAAGGGCAGAAGAACGCGCCAATCAATTACGCAATGTAATCACTGGACAAGTGGAAATACAGGATTGGTACAATGCTCTTGCTGAAATCGAAAAACTGTCAGGTAATAGATTGCCTGCTAGAGGTGAGGAATTAGAATGGGAAGAGCAAGGTCCTAATCAGCAGTCTGGTAGAACCCGTGGATTCATTTTCGATAAAACCAAAGAAGGTAGAGTATACTGTGGTGGTGTCTCTGGAGGAATGTTCGTATCTGAAGATTTAGGACATAATTGGAAACCCGTTAAGAATATGACGGATATTTTCAAAGTGATGCCGATAGGATGTATGACCCAATCAAAGGATGGCGACATATATGTAGGTACTGGGGAATACTGGGGAAATACTCCAAACGCAGCATTTGGCTCACAATTTAATGGACATGGAATATATAAAAAGAAAGCAGATGAGGAAGAATTTACCCATCTTACGTCTACGATTAATGGGTCTTTGACAAATCCTTTGCCTTCTCAGTTTAGACGCGTTTTAGACATAGCTTGCCATCCGTTAGATAATAATATTGTTTTTGCCGCAACAGATCAAGGTATGCAAGTTTCTA
The DNA window shown above is from Chitinophagales bacterium and carries:
- a CDS encoding T9SS type A sorting domain-containing protein encodes the protein MKKFNLVLFSFCFIALLGFIASRPMKGFEYMASYKKSKKMPLESRIEGRAVERANQLRNVVTGIVDENDWYKALAEIEELSNNRLSARGEELEWEDQGPSQVGGRTRGFVFDKTKEGRVYCGGVSGGMFVSENLGHNWKPVKNMTDVFKVMPIGCMTQSKDGDIYAGTGEFWGNNPAGSFGSQFNGNGIYKKKFDEEEFVHLTSTINGSLTNPQPAQFKQVLDISCNPLDNDIVFAATDNGMQVSKDAGATWTKSTAVPNVVIAQVEFSHDGSVIYAAWGGKVYKSTNGGTSFVDLIGTRTQFTAEVAYGKQHIRIAVSSTDPNKIYACGINSSRGGDLKYVILSEDGGTSWELIGKSDASFSPLCSTLGCQGFYDLCLAVHPRDDNKIFLGGSVKAYGWSRNQGWVQASNWNSPAILGLNLVHADNHEFAFHPTRPDTMVICTDGGPYITFNSLSSFPNSTWKPIFTGLNITQFYDMAVNKYGELVGGTQDNGTQFITLTSKNNVALEISGGDGFDCAISAANNYQTAYTSVYNGSVSRTTDLTTTRKALAAGCVEEGGNFSNVGFHTRLGLVEKVKVSPGVFDEVEKSFLFIFNDNGQYTISTNAHIPSKPTAFTNWESGGIGDILGIHSTKDISTIYIYGTGGVRKNTTLASIDSFPVDNSTTNQPCLRRPNLMWTTLSGITGPVGGLYVHQTNANYVVATQIGFGGTTKVFLSTNGSSFVGKQGNLPVMPVYTCAIDPDDENHVVVGTEFGIWETEDISAASPVWREANKNIGRVPVFKLRVNYLNDENCTVLYAGSHGRGFWRVPFPFKSTCDYTRKVRSGIDYINNINIKFDIYPNPTTDKINISFESKKVDNYTIAIYDMAGRVVKRMAYRAISGDNMINTDVSNLNNGKYIVRVEDGNNIVGGKIIVKN